Part of the Candidatus Eremiobacteraceae bacterium genome, TTCGACGCGCCCGTCCAGGCGATGCGCGGTGCACGCCGCCGCCGATTGATCGGTGCGCTGACACACCGCCTGTCCGACCGCTGCCTCAACGCGGCACACGCAGTGGTGGCGATCACCGATGAGACAAGAGCCTATCTGCAGGCGCGCGGGATACGATCGCCGATCACCGTTATCCCGGCCGGCATCGACTACCGCCGTTTCGACGTGGTCGACCGCTCCGCTCGCACAACTCCGTTCACGCTGCTGTCCGCTTCGTATTTCGTGCAGCGCAAGGGGATCGATCTGCTGCTGCGCGCGGTCGCACTCGCGCGAACACGCGCTGAGGTGCGTCTGATCCTCGCCGGGGACGGCCCGCAACGCGCGAACCTGATCGCGCTGCGCGACGATTTGGACCTGGGCGATGCGGTGCAATTCGCCGGATTCTTGGACGAGAACGCGCTGCGCGCGCAATACGCGGCCGCTGACGCGCTGGTAAGCATGTCGTGGTCCGAGAGTTTCGGCATGTCGCTGCTCGAAGCCATGGCGACGGGCATGCCGTGCATCTCGACAGCCAACGCCGGCGCTCGAGCGCTGATCGAGGACGGCCGCACCGGCCTACTAGCGCCGCTCGGCGATGCGGAGAGATTCGCTGCGGCGATCGAGCAGCTCGCTTCTGATCGCGTTCGCGCGCAGGCGCTTGGCCTGGCCGCGCGCGCGTCAGTCGAGTCGCGCCATGATTGGACGTCGATCGGCGCCGCATACGTGGCGCTGTACGAAAGCCTGCTCGACACGACGCCGCGCTGACGCGCCAGCCAGGGTTGGACGCGCGGCGCGCTAAAGCCGTCGCCATGCACACGATCGGCGTCATCGGTTCCGGGTATGTCGGCCTGGTGACCGGCGCGTGTCTTGCCGAGCTCGGCAACTCAGTGATGTGCGTCGACGTGGACGCCGCGCGCATCGAGACGCTCACCGGTGGCCGCCTTCCCGTCTTCGAGCCGGGCCTCGCAGAACTCGTCGAACGCAACCGCCACGCAGGCCGGCTTGAGTTCAGCGCCGACATCACCAAAGCCGTTCGCGGCCGCGATGTGATCTTCGTCGCCGTCGGCACGCCCGCCAGCGCGAACGGCGGACTGGATGTCAGCGCGGTTCGTGCGGCGGCAGCCTCCATCGCGCGCGCGCTCG contains:
- a CDS encoding glycosyltransferase family 4 protein, with the translated sequence MRASDARVLFAPAHYFTGADVGGSEFCWPYQIIAHVAPRVCAADVVLGELRNGSFGPNVAVHEVLPVARQHLFSVGTAAAFMSGYWRSALAITRRDVPDILHHVLPFSPITFNPLILFRHTPLGVPARTRIVIGPVQMPHDEMLGGTAEDIGSLYRREFDAPVQAMRGARRRRLIGALTHRLSDRCLNAAHAVVAITDETRAYLQARGIRSPITVIPAGIDYRRFDVVDRSARTTPFTLLSASYFVQRKGIDLLLRAVALARTRAEVRLILAGDGPQRANLIALRDDLDLGDAVQFAGFLDENALRAQYAAADALVSMSWSESFGMSLLEAMATGMPCISTANAGARALIEDGRTGLLAPLGDAERFAAAIEQLASDRVRAQALGLAARASVESRHDWTSIGAAYVALYESLLDTTPR